A window of Steroidobacteraceae bacterium genomic DNA:
TTGATGCCGCTCCGCCGCGGCTGCCAGGGCGCCAGATGGTGAGCCGGATCCTCGCTTGCAACCGAGGACAGCTCGATATAACTGTGTTGCAGCACGATATGACAGCTCGTCTGCCCGAGCGAACGCACTTCGCCACTGTCCACGGCGCGCGCGAGGAGCGGCTCCGGCGAGGTCGGCGAGAAACCCAGGGCCCGGAATTCATCGCGGAGCACCTCGAGCCGCGGCCCGGTGAATCCGAGGTGATCGAGCGTCGTCAATCCGGATCCTCTACGTCGGTGCCATCGCCCAGCAGATGCAACGGCAGGCTTTGGCCGCGCTTGATCGCCGACAAGGTCATTGTGGAGCTCACGCTTCGTACGCCTGGTATCTTCGCCAGGGTGTTGCGCAGCAACGAGTCGTAGGCCTGCACATCGCGCGTGACCACACGCAAGAGGAAATCCACCTCGCCCATCAGCATGTGACACTCGAGGATCTCCGGCGTCCTGCGCACGGTGTCCTCGAACTGCGCGAGTGTGTCCGGACTGTTCGCTTCGAACCTGACCTGCACGAACAGTTCGCAATTGAGACCCAGGCGCGCACCGTCGAGCACCGCCACTCGCGAGCGAATGACGCCGGCGCGATCGAGGCGCTGGATGCGGCGCCAGCAAGGCGATTGCGACAGGCCCACGGCTTCGGCGATCTCGCCCACGGAAGCGCTGGCGTCGCGCTGAAGCAACGAAAGAATCCGTAGATCGGTTTCGTCGATGTGCATGAGGAATAATTTACTTATTTATTCGCTGCAATGGGTATTTTAATGCAATTCAAGTTTGTTATCAGCAATTTACAAACTGATGTAGCCATTGACGCGCAATAATTTCCGCAGAAAAATTGGCCCCAGGCGCGCGATCACCGCGCGACTGTGGTCGTCAATCAAAGGGGAACAGCAAATGAAGCGAATTCATGCAGGCGCACTCGTGGCGACGGCAGTCTGGCTGGCTGGCGCATTCGCACCGGCTCTGGCCCAGGGCCAGAGCGGCCAGCTGGAGGAAATTGTCGTCACGGCGCAAAAGCGCGCCGAATCCGCGCAGGATGTGCCGATTTCCATCGTCGCTGTGACCGGCGATGAGCTGGCTCGTACCGGCCAGACCGACTTCCTCAGCATTGCCTCGCGCACGCCAACTCTGCAGTACAGCCAGGCGGGCGGCGAGAGCCAGATCTACATCCGCGGCATTGGCAGCAACCTGCTGGCGGTCGGCGCCGACCCGAGCGTAGCCATCCACCTCGATGGTGTTTACCTGGGTAGGCCCAACATGGGTCTCAACCAGTTCCTCGATGTCGATCGCGTCGAGGTGCTACGCGGACCACAGGGAACACTCTATGGACGCAACGCGACCGGCGGCTCCATCAACATCATCTCCAAGCAACCGACCGACGAGTTCGAAGGCTATGTCGGCGTCGGAACCGGCAGTTTCAGCCGCGTCGAACTGAAAGCCGCCGCCGGAGGACCGATTTCGGACCAGTGGGGATTCCGGTTGGCGGGGCGCTTCGTCAAGGACGACGGCTATGTCGATGACCTCGATCCGGCCGGCACCAACAAGCTCGACGACCAGGACCTGAAAGCCGTGCGCGGCATCCTGCGTTTTCGCCCAAGCGAAGCCTTCACCGGAACGCTTGCCTACGACTACAGCAAGTTCAGCAACGGCAACACCGCCGTACGTCCGAACGACAGCACCGGCACCGGCCAGGTCTTTGGCGCCGTGCCGACCAGTTCGATTCTGCAGGAACGCAATGACTTCAACACCTTCATGGACTGGAAAACCGGCGGACCGACCCTCACCCTCAACTGGAATCTTGCCAATGGCGTTGAACTCACCTCCATCAGTGCCTACAAGACGTTCAAGATGGATTTCTTCTTCAACACCGATGGCACGGAACTCAATGTGACGCGCACCAGCGAAATCTTCGACACCACGCAGTTCTCGCAGGAATTGCGCCTGGCGTCTACCGCAGACTCTCGCCTGCAGTGGATCGGTGGCGCCTACTATTTCGACGAGAGCAAGGACGGTGCGCTCGGCCTGGTGCGTGAACTCGGTGTGCCGTCGTTGCGAAGCTTCAACATCTTCGCCACCAATGACACCAAGGCCTGGGCCGTATTCGGCGAGCTCTATTACAACCTGACCGACCGACTCAAACTCACCGCCGGACTGCGCTACAGCGACGAGAAGAAGGACGACTACAACGAACTCAATTTCGTGCTCGCGAACGCCGCCAATCCGGCGAGCGAAGTGCTGCTCGGCCTTTACGGCAATATCGACTATGCAGCCTGCGGCGCGCTCTGCCCTTTTCAGACGCGCACCGACAGCAAGAAATGGAGCGACACGACACCGAAGCTCGGCATCGACTACAAGCTGAATGACGACGTGCTGCTGTACGCCTCGTACACCGAAGGCTTCAAGTCGGGCGGCTACAACGACTACCAGCCGACCAATCCGGTCTACGATCCCGAGACCATCAAGAGCTTTGAGATCGGCGCGAAAACCGACTGGATGGATGGGCGGTTGCGCCTGAATGCTGCGGCATTCTGGTATGACTACAACGATCTGCAAGTGACGACGTTCTTTCAGAGCCTGACGCTGGTGAGCAACGCCGCGACCGCCAAGGTCAAGGGCATCGACCTCGAACTGCTGGCACGACCCAACGATGCCTTCGACGTCGGGGTCAATCTTTCTTTCCTCGATGCAACCTATGACAAGTTCGACGTGCCCTATGGCGTGTGCTCGCAATACGTTTTGGACAACTTCACCGACCCCGGCTGTGCGGACGTACCGACTGTCCGGCCCGTCGGCTCGCCCCGGGTCGTAGACGCGAGCGGCAACAATCTCAATAATGCGCCGGAGTTCAAGGGCAATCTGTTCGCGCAGTACCGCGTTCCGCTCGGCAGCGGCAGCCTGACACTGTTCGGCCAGCTCAGCCACACAGACGACATCTACTTCAACGCCGCCAACGAGGATGTCGCCAAGCAGTCGGCCATCACACTGCTCGATGCGAGCCTCAGCTGGCGCAACGCCGATGAATCGCTCGAAGTGTCGCTCTACGGCAAGAACCTCTCCGACGAAGAGTATTTCCACAATATCGTGCAATTCACTTCATCGTCGCTGCCGCCCCCTGGCGTCGCCGTGCCGGGCCAGGGCACCGTCATCACCGACCCGTTCGCCATCGGGCATTCGCTCGGCTACCCGGCGCCGGGCCGCACCTGGGGGTTGTCGCTCAACTGGCGCTTCTGAGGATGGCACGCCCGCACATCTGCTTTGTGCAGGCGCAGATGATTCCCTGGTCGCGCGGCCTTTACGGGGCCGCGCGACCGGAGGTCGACT
This region includes:
- a CDS encoding Lrp/AsnC family transcriptional regulator; the encoded protein is MHIDETDLRILSLLQRDASASVGEIAEAVGLSQSPCWRRIQRLDRAGVIRSRVAVLDGARLGLNCELFVQVRFEANSPDTLAQFEDTVRRTPEILECHMLMGEVDFLLRVVTRDVQAYDSLLRNTLAKIPGVRSVSSTMTLSAIKRGQSLPLHLLGDGTDVEDPD
- a CDS encoding TonB-dependent receptor, whose translation is MKRIHAGALVATAVWLAGAFAPALAQGQSGQLEEIVVTAQKRAESAQDVPISIVAVTGDELARTGQTDFLSIASRTPTLQYSQAGGESQIYIRGIGSNLLAVGADPSVAIHLDGVYLGRPNMGLNQFLDVDRVEVLRGPQGTLYGRNATGGSINIISKQPTDEFEGYVGVGTGSFSRVELKAAAGGPISDQWGFRLAGRFVKDDGYVDDLDPAGTNKLDDQDLKAVRGILRFRPSEAFTGTLAYDYSKFSNGNTAVRPNDSTGTGQVFGAVPTSSILQERNDFNTFMDWKTGGPTLTLNWNLANGVELTSISAYKTFKMDFFFNTDGTELNVTRTSEIFDTTQFSQELRLASTADSRLQWIGGAYYFDESKDGALGLVRELGVPSLRSFNIFATNDTKAWAVFGELYYNLTDRLKLTAGLRYSDEKKDDYNELNFVLANAANPASEVLLGLYGNIDYAACGALCPFQTRTDSKKWSDTTPKLGIDYKLNDDVLLYASYTEGFKSGGYNDYQPTNPVYDPETIKSFEIGAKTDWMDGRLRLNAAAFWYDYNDLQVTTFFQSLTLVSNAATAKVKGIDLELLARPNDAFDVGVNLSFLDATYDKFDVPYGVCSQYVLDNFTDPGCADVPTVRPVGSPRVVDASGNNLNNAPEFKGNLFAQYRVPLGSGSLTLFGQLSHTDDIYFNAANEDVAKQSAITLLDASLSWRNADESLEVSLYGKNLSDEEYFHNIVQFTSSSLPPPGVAVPGQGTVITDPFAIGHSLGYPAPGRTWGLSLNWRF